The genomic interval TAGATGGGGTTTAACATCGACGAGAGCTTTTCTGCCGCAAGACGAGCCCTGCCACGTACACCACGGCCTGCTTCACATATTAAAGCCTCACATTCTCAGATATTTCGCATCGGCTGCTCGTTCGGACGGTAGATTCCAACATTCAATGAGTGCGGGGGAGAGCTCTTGGAGTTGGCATCTGGGCTTACCCCGCGATTCGGTATGATTATCTTCAACAGTGCAGTCACCAAATCAGTCCGTCCGACGTTTTGAGACCTTGTGCAGCTACTTAGCGGAATATTTCGGGCACAGTATTCAATAACCTTTTCGCATACATAGCCGACCAGAATCACGAGAGCTGCCAATGAGGCATGTTGCGGGAATACTTTTCCTGATTCCGTGCTCCTGTCGCTTGAGAAGCTGTCTTAAGCGTACCAGCATGGTAAGAGATATGTAGGCAATTATACGTTCTTCAAAATATTTACAATTGAGAAATAAGCTTCACTCATGACTCTAAACTGTCAAACCTCGCTAATTTGGGCGAAACGTCTGTTTGTACGATACCATGAATCCGGGTTTAAATAGTGTTTGATAGAGCATATTCTAGTGAAGGCTGTACAGTGAACTTCACGACAACTCTCATGTCTAAAACAAGGTGTACTCTACAGAAGTGATTATCTTCTAAGTCTTCTCTTCCACTTGAATGTCCAAATCTTTCCCGGCCCCAGAAATCTCAAAGTAAGAATCCCTCCGGGAGATCAGGCCCTGCGGCAAATCGTCAAGTTAGACCGACATCAGTTAAACCTCTTCTATGAGAAGGGACACTTACCCCAGATGTGAAGGCTATCAGGAGACGCCTTGGAATGATTCGGCGGATGAGAACTATTCATTTGATCGCCGTCGACGTAGTGCTCAAAGATGAACTTGCTAGGGTCGaacctacgtaaatatttttgTCAGCCGGACGGGAGTAATGCCACCCAAGCACGCCCAAACTCCCCTCGGAAATGGCAAAGAGGAAGTAAACTCACCAATAATCAAAGATTTGACTCCCCATGACATGCCGCCCAACGCCCCAGCAATTCTCATACCCCCGCTCGCGAAGCCAGTCATGCCCGAGGAACTGCAGATCCGAGTCGTGGGTCTCGAAGGAGGCGTGATGGACGTGGAACTTTGGGCCctcaaagaagaagaaggagtgGTGGTCTACGAGTTCTTCGCCGCGGTCGAGCCGTAGGAAGACTGTGACGTTGCGTCCGGTTTCGTCGTGCACGAGCTGCACTCTCTCGTGAGTTACTTTTTCTCGGGTGCCAGAATGATACGGGGGGATCAAGTCAGGGAGTGTGTCTGACTTACGTCGCTGGGGATGAAGTTGAACCGAGTCGTGAAGAAGTCGTACGTTTGCTGAAAATCCGTCACGCACGCGCCAAAGTGTCCCAGTTTGTGCACCGGTGCCGGACCAATAGACTTGTAAGTTGAATTGGCGAAAAACACGTTCAGATCTCGACTTACCTTTATCAAACCGCTGAAATGTGCCCGCCTCTCTGTGCTTCTCGGTCGGCTGTCATTGTCGTCAGACATCTTGCTACACCATCACAAGACAAGAATGACAGCAGAAGCACGTCTGTACATACAAAATTGAAGTCTCGCTCCGGAAAAACCGTCGCCTTCTCACGAATCACCTGCCCGAAAACAAGGTGAAAGGGAAACTTATCAACGCCGCCCTCGAACGTCACGCACCGGCCTCCACCAGGAGCCTTGCTCAACTCGTACGGCTCCGAAGCCCCGGGGAGCGTCTTGGACGCATACTCAAGATCCTCCTCGGACTCGACGACAAAGGCCGCGCCGCCGAAGCCGTCTTTGGCACCGGCTTCGGCGCAGAGGACGAAGGGTTCGGGCCCGTAGCCCCGGTAGTATACGCGAGTGCCCTCGCGAGAGGCCTCTACGAAGCCAAAGTCGTGGAAGAAGGCTTCGGCTCGTTCGAGATTTTGGTAGGTATAGTTTATGTGTGCTATTCGCACGAGGTTGATTTTGCGGGGTGGAGCGGTCATCTTTGCTGTTGTAAGGTAGTTGAAGCTTGGTTGGGTCTCTGGAGGTGGGAACAACTTGTTCCTGGTCGGATATTGACACGATATACACTTGGAGGTAAAGGAACACTTGAAAACTTGAATCTTGGAATTTTGGCTACAAGTCTGAGCTATTCGAGTTTTATCATGCTTTCTGATAAAAATGTTTGCACTGCCGTAGTGTCTATCCGAGGTAGACCGGAGCAGCGTCGTCAAAGACCGTGCCCGACTCTCTCTTGTCTTGGAGAAAATTACCCCGACGCAACGGAATCAAGCCAAAGAATAATAGCCCGTCACATCTGTCCGCGGAACGGAAATACTCACCATGTATCGTTTCATTCGGATTTACGACGCTTTGATGCTGCGAGATAACCGGCCGAGTTCTTCTTTCGTATATGACGAAATTCGATCGTTGTCATCTATTCGTGAGAACATTTCTTCGGCGGCAAGCTCCTAAACAACAGTCGCAATTGGAAATAATTCAGGGTCTCTAAAGATGACGATTTCGGAGACTGTCGCATCAACGACGGCCAGTGGGAGCCATGGTCCGGCGTCGGTGCCTCCAAAGGCAGATAGTCAATCTCATGAGGGCAGCAGTGATTCCGCAGCTCTCGAGACTGACATGCTCATCATCGGCGCAGGTCCTGCCGGGGCCTCACTGGCTTGTTTCCTCGCATCAAACGGTTCGTTCTGAGTGCGATTGGTTCTCAATGGGAGCTACCTTAGGCTGATATGTATCTTGACCTAGGACTTAAGGGAATCATGATCAGCGCAAGCCCCTCGACCGCAGATACACCGCGAGCTCATATCACAAACATGGCAGCTCTGGGTATGTTCTAGTTTCCGCTGGTCTCCGACCGCTTCTTTCCGATGTTCACCGCGAAAACTTTTTGACATGTCTTCAGAGTGTCTCCGTGATATTGGTTTGGACAGAGAGCTTCAAGCGATTGCGACACAGGGTCATTGCATGCAGCACACGCGTTGGTGTTATAGCATGGCGGGTGAGGAGTTTGCGCGTATCCCTTCATGGGGAAGTGATCCCAGAAGAAAGGTAACTATTCAACACTTCACGCTCAGGTTCTTACCAGGCAAAGATCTCAGAAGCTCACTTCACTTTAGGGTGACTACGAACTCGCGAGCCCCTGCGACCCCGTCGACATACCACAAACCGCATTAGAACCGATCTTGGTTCGATACGCAGCACACCACGGCTTTGTCGTGAGATTCAACACCAAGCTCGTAACCTGGAGCAGGGAATCTTCTCCCGAAGGGAGGTACTTAGCCACCGTCTGGGACATGGTTTCCAAGACCCACTACTCCATACGGACGAAATACATCTTTGGCGCAGACGGTGCTCGAAGTCTCGTCGCAAAGACACTCCAACTACCTCTGGTAGCAAAGCCTGGCGGGGGCCTGGCCATCAACGTTCTCGTCAAGGCCGACCTCTCTCATCTAATGGACCACCGAAAGGGCAACTTGCACTGGTTGATGCAGCCCGGGGTAGACCATCCCAGCTTCGGCTGGATGGGCATCGCGAGGATGGTGAAGCTGTGGTTCGAGTGGATGTTCATCCTGTTTCCGGACAAGGACTTTGACCCGTCGGCCGAGGTGACTGAAGAGGCGTACAAGAAGCGGGTCAAAGAATTCATCGGGGACGATACTGAAGTCGAGGTCCTTTCTGTCTCGAAGTGGTTCGTCAACGATATTGTTGCCGAGAGGTACTCAGAGGGGAACATGTCAGTAAGCCCCCGACGGACCTTTCATCCTCGTACATCCATCGCCATGGCACAAAGCTAACGAGAAATCAGATTCTGCCTCGGCGACGCAGTCCACCGCCACCCCCCGATGAACGGCCTCGGCTCAAACACCTGCATCCAAGACGCCTTCAACCTAGCTTGGAAAATCGCCCACGTCGAAAAGGGACATGCCGGTGCCGCCCTCCTCGAAACCTACAGCGTCGAACGGCAGCCCGTCGGTCTCGGGATCGTTGCCCGCGCCAACGAAGCCTTCCGAGACCACTATGCCGTGTGGCAGTCCCTGGGCATGCTGGAGAAGACGGCGGAAGAACGCGCCGCTGTCTTTGCGCAGCTCTCGTACACGACGAGAGAGGGGCGTGAGAAGCGCCGCGCGTTCCGCGAGGCTATTGGCCGGACGGCGCACGAGTTTCATGGGCTTGGCGTTGAGATGAACCAGGTTTACTCAGGGCCGGCGATCTATGCGGAGGATGAAGATGGGCCGTATGCGCCTTCAACGCAGGAAGCTGAGGACCCTGTTGCGTATTACGGTCCTGGTACTTATCCTGGCCGACGAATTCCTCATGTATGGCTAAATAGGGCGGTACCGAAGGAGCCCGTTTCAACTATTGATTTGGCTGGCAAAGGTGGCTTTACCATCTTCACCGGTCCCGGCGGGAGTCTTTGGCGCGAAGCGGCTGCTGCGGTTTCGGCGAAGCTGGGTTGCGAGATCAGGGTCTACTCCATTGGTTTCCGCCAGGATTGGGAGGACGTTTACTATGAGTGGGAGCGCGTTCAGGGGGTTGAGGAGTCGGGTGTTGTTCTCGTTCGACCGGATCGCTTTGTGGCTTGGAGACAGAGTGAGGTATCTGCTGACTTGGAATCGTGTTTCCAGAAGCTCCTGCTGGTGATGAAGACCGTCCTGCGCCGTGTTGATGAATGATGGAGTTTTAGTGCCATAGACATACTTGAGTTAGACTTGTCAGATCTACTTATACATTGCTCCCAGTATTCTCTGGATTCTAGTGTCTCATCAGAAGACCACAATATTTTTTCCACGAGTTTTCTGGTGGTCGTTGTGGCCTGGATTGACTTCGATCAGCTGGTGAAACTCGCTCTTTTCCAACATGTGCGACATGAGCGTCCTGCGGTTTGGCCAATTGCAGCTTTCTACCTTCCTAGGTCTTGGCTGTCCACTTACGTGTCAAAGCTTATCCTGCAACGAATATAATGTAGATAGGGAAGCGGAAGTGGTGACAGAAAGTGGAACCGGGTGGCTGGAAGTTGCTACTCAATCCTCACGATGGCTACGAAAGGTCCCATAATCATTCCCGGTTTTTGCAGCCGCTGCTTTTGGGGAGCTTTCGCGAGCACCTTGAATTTGTGGGATCGAAGACTCCCGTACATGTAGTCATTGACCCTTTTATAAGAGTGTAGTTCTTGCTGACATTTCGTTTGAAGATGAAAGAGGCGCAGGGGA from Colletotrichum lupini chromosome 2, complete sequence carries:
- a CDS encoding glyoxalase gives rise to the protein MKRYMCISCQYPTRNKLFPPPETQPSFNYLTTAKMTAPPRKINLVRIAHINYTYQNLERAEAFFHDFGFVEASREGTRVYYRGYGPEPFVLCAEAGAKDGFGGAAFVVESEEDLEYASKTLPGASEPYELSKAPGGGRCVTFEGGVDKFPFHLVFGQVIREKATVFPERDFNFVCTDVLLLRPRSTERRAHFSGLIKVSRDLNVFFANSTYKSIGPAPVHKLGHFGACVTDFQQTYDFFTTRFNFIPSDLVHDETGRNVTVFLRLDRGEELVDHHSFFFFEGPKFHVHHASFETHDSDLQFLGHDWLRERGYENCWGVGRHVMGSQIFDYWFDPSKFIFEHYVDGDQMNSSHPPNHSKASPDSLHIWGPDLPEGFLL
- a CDS encoding 2,4-dichlorophenol 6-monooxygenase; amino-acid sequence: MTISETVASTTASGSHGPASVPPKADSQSHEGSSDSAALETDMLIIGAGPAGASLACFLASNGLKGIMISASPSTADTPRAHITNMAALECLRDIGLDRELQAIATQGHCMQHTRWCYSMAGEEFARIPSWGSDPRRKGDYELASPCDPVDIPQTALEPILVRYAAHHGFVVRFNTKLVTWSRESSPEGRYLATVWDMVSKTHYSIRTKYIFGADGARSLVAKTLQLPLVAKPGGGLAINVLVKADLSHLMDHRKGNLHWLMQPGVDHPSFGWMGIARMVKLWFEWMFILFPDKDFDPSAEVTEEAYKKRVKEFIGDDTEVEVLSVSKWFVNDIVAERYSEGNIFCLGDAVHRHPPMNGLGSNTCIQDAFNLAWKIAHVEKGHAGAALLETYSVERQPVGLGIVARANEAFRDHYAVWQSLGMLEKTAEERAAVFAQLSYTTREGREKRRAFREAIGRTAHEFHGLGVEMNQVYSGPAIYAEDEDGPYAPSTQEAEDPVAYYGPGTYPGRRIPHVWLNRAVPKEPVSTIDLAGKGGFTIFTGPGGSLWREAAAAVSAKLGCEIRVYSIGFRQDWEDVYYEWERVQGVEESGVVLVRPDRFVAWRQSEVSADLESCFQKLLLVMKTVLRRVDE